TGGACTACAGCCAACTTCACAAGGGAGATCCAATtcataatttgaatttggcCTTCGATATTGCCGAGAAGCATCTtgatattccaaaaatgttggaCGCCGAaggtgagttttaaaaaaaatatttttcaaaaactacaccAGTTACTTATGATTCTTGAACCAAACTAGGAAATTTAAggaaatctctgaaaattgagtataaaatttgaaaaaatacagacGTTTCACGTCATCCGGATGAGAAGTCCACGATGACATATGTCTCGTGCTTCTATCACGCATTCCGTAACATGCGTGATCCTCCACCACCAGTTATTCGCCAACCACCACCACAGCGTGTTGTTGTTGCTCCACCTCCAGAGAGGGATTGGAGAAAAGATGTGAGAATCTGAAAGTGTGGATTTGAATTATTTCCAGTTACTGTATCTGTCATAagataaaagttcaaaataaatgtcCATTGTCCTTGTCTCTTAATTTATAGTGGTATTCTTGTTTTTAATCGTTGAAACTGAAACTCAATAACACAAAgttgttttgcttttttttaaataattatctTCCGATTTTTATTTGATCCTAATGTTTTCTGTGTTTAACTTTAGATATGGCAAACTCACAGCCGGATGAAAAAGCAGTGATGACCTATGTTTCATGTTACTACCATTACTTCAGTGGAATGCGTAAGGTttgttgtgattttttgagttcattTGAGTGATTTATGAATGTTCAATTATTCGGTTCTTCAATTGTAAAAGTTATTCTTTTTTAGGCGGAGACTGCTGCTAACCGTATCTGCAGAGTTTTGAAAGTCAaccaagaaaatgaaaagatgaTGGAGgattatgaaaatttggctTCTGATGTgagttgtagtttttgtatatcgtttactaaaatttactttgcttaattgaaatttaaaatttaaatatttttattggaaacaATAGTTTCGGCTAGCCCTAGCCGCGCCGCAGACAAAAACGTATActcataaaattatatttaaaatttgaaatttcagcttctCGCCTGGATCAATCGCTGGATGCCATGGCTTGCTAACAGATCGACTGATGACACCCTTCAACAGGCCCAGCAAAAGCTCGAGGACTACCGTAACTACCGTCGTCGCGAAAAGCCACCACGTATTGAAGATAAGGGACGTCTTGAAACACTTTTCAATACACTTCAGACCCGTCTTCGTTTATCCAATCGTCCAGCTTTCCTTCCACGCGATGGTCATCTTATCAAGGATATCAATGCTGCATGGGCTGGTCTTGAAGATTCCGAAAAAGGATTCGAAGAGTGGCTCCTTTCTGAAATCATGCGTCTAGAACGATTGGAACACTTGGCTGAGAAATTCCGTCGCAAGTGTGCTCTTCATGAGGAATGGGCCCATGGAAAGGAAGATGCTCTTCGTAGCAACGATTGGAGAAGTTGTGGACTTTACAAGATCAAGGCTCTTCGGAAAAGACATGAAGCATTTGAAAGTGATCTTGGAGCTCATCAAGACCGTGTTGAGCAAATTGCGGCAATTGCCAGAGAGCTCAACAACCTCCGTTATCCAGATATTGGTCCAATCAATGCACGTTGTCAAGCAATTTGCTCTCAATGGGATCGTCTTGGACAACTTTCCTCAAAGAGACGTGAGACTCTTGAAGATGCTGAAAGAATTGCCGAACGTCTCGATTCACTCTATTTGGACTTCGCCAAGCGTGCTGCTCCATTTAACAACTGGCTTGATGGAGCTCGTGAAGATCTTGCTGACTTGGTAATTGTTCATGAAATGCGCGAGATTGAAGAGCTCGTCAATGCTCATGATCAATTCAAATCTACATTGGGAGATGCTGATCGCGAGTTTTCAAGCATCAATCAAATCGAGCATGAAGTTGAACATCTTGTCACTTCACATGGACTTGATCGTGAATTACTCCGCAACCCATACACTGATCTATCAGCTTCCGATATTCGCAGAAAATGGGGAGAGGTTCAAAATTCAGTGCCAAGAAGAGATTCGCAGCTTCAGGCCGAGTTGAAGAGACAGCAAAGTGAGTCttagaacaaaaatattataaaaattacaacaccgaattttcatattttcagacaacgaACGTCTCCGTACAATCTTCGCCGAGAAGGCTAATCAAGTGGGACCATGGCTTGAGAGAGAACTCGAACAAGTTCTCGCTATCGGACTTGGTGGTCGTGGGCGTCTTGAAGATGCAATCCAACAACTTCGTTCTATTCAACGAAATGTTCTCGGATACAAACCAAATCTTGATGAGCTTGAACGAGTTCATCAAGAAATGCAAGAAAACTTTGTATTTGAAAACCGTAAATCTCGTTACTCAATGGAATCGCTTCGTGTCGGATGGGAAACTCTCCTTACCAGTATCAACAAAACGATTAATGAATTCGAAAATCAAGTATTGCTCCGTGACAGTAAAGGAATCAGTGAAGAACAAATCGCTGAGTTCCGTGCGTCATTCAGTCATTTTGACAAGGAACGTGCTGGTTTGGACCCTGAACAACTTAGGTGGGTGTTTTGTGTATTCACATGACACAGTTCATTGTATAAAATATTCTGTCTGTACCGGACGTTGCCCACGTGTCTAAACTTGTGTTATTCGTGTTATTCTattcaatactttttcaattattttcagatcttgCCTCATTTCCGTTGGCTATACGATCAGACCAGGACGTGAAGGCGATGCGGAACTTCATCGTGTTTTGGCACACGTTGATCCAAACCGGATGGGACGTGTACCATTTGAGGCATTCCTCGATTTCATGACCAAAGAAAACTCGGATCAAGATACGGTTGAACAGATGATTGATTCATTCAGAATACTTGCATCTGGAAAGGTTTGTGGTTAATctttaagaaaattaatagaaattgtttgaataagTTCTGAGGGAAAACGGCTCAAACTAGCCAATCCTTAGAGAGCAACTCACGCCTACTCCGCTTCTACTTTCACAGGCTCTTGCCCTGAAAACGGCTCACaagaattgaacatttctagttcaaaaacataattatttaaattaaaaagaaagtttaaataaatatttttttagttaaaaataagCTATGTAGTGAATGAAACATCCAAAACTTTTACTAAAACGCACTGGCAAAGTGGATGTTAAGGTTAccgaaaatcttgaaattacgaaaatttttgatcaattttggaAACTCAAAATAATCTATTGAATCAAATGTTTGCTTCACTTCATTCCAGCTCctcgtgagttttttaaaaatttaaatccgATAAGTCCCTCAATTTGAAGAACATTGGAAcgattcaaactttttgagtgAATTTTAATCATATTGATCTCAAAtggtgaaatttcagacattcaTAACCGCTGATGAATTGGAACGAGAATTACCACGCGATCAAGCAGCTTACTGTATGGCACGAATGGCTCCATCAAGGGAACCAGGAGCACCACCACGATCATTCGATTACGTCACATTCAGTCGTAGTCTTTATTCACaataattgacattttttgtttatttttgaaaaatttaaaaatttctatgaacCTCTTTCCTTTTAAATTTACATAATCTCGTTTTCATCTTTCTTGTCCTTCATATTCTTTCAATGTTTCCCTATACAGTGTCTCCCCAAGCACACATATTTTTTggtaactacagtaatctttttTCATAGTGTATATACCTTATTAACATGTTTTTTCTGGCTTTcccccaatttttcaatactttaaaGTTATTCAAGGCATCGGTGACAAAATTACCGGACACAAAATGAAACCAACATATTACTGCGCGAAtctttttgtcttttctttttgagatCGTTAGAGTTTTactagtttttatttttctaatttcatccattttctCTGCTAATAAATTATaactaataattttattagaaTCGTTTATCGGGCATCTCTATTATTGgaaagtttttggtttttggaaagaaGGTACAgttaaaagttattttgataaaattaaacaaGATGCTGAGATGCCAGAATATTTTCAAGATTCTGAATGAACAAGCAGgcattaaaatatatatttttctcgaaagttaaaaaaaaaatttttgagtattttcagaaattcaattttattgtaGGCAGTTGTGAGTTAGTGATGCTCCTATTTTTCTAACTATTGAGAgaacatttttccaagaatATCAGttattatcagttttaatttcCGGTACAGTAGATTACAAGAAAACGATTTTGCTCCTCCTCCTACAGAGtccgcccatttttcgaagctcattaaaaaatatttctcattcGTTTGAGTTTTTTTAGCTGCGAAATGGATAATATCCTGAGATATGGCTCGGTGGAGGGAATACCTTTGTACAATTGCAGATTAgtgatttatttgtttttttttgtttaatttttcaaatttcagtgcaCACACTTCTGAAGAATGGTCAGAACTGAAGGGGACAAAATGGCCAGTTTTGGGTGCATGTCAATCGGCATATGGAATTATGATCGATGTGAGTTAGTATATTTAATTTATAGTATTTGGACGTAATTTTAAGATTCTTTACTTGCCTATTCTTTCGATCATCTTTGAAAAAGACAACTTCAAAATGTCTTGTTTCAAAATCATGTATCTTCTTGGAATTATTGACTTCATGATTACCTACGTAAATTCAATCCTTACCGGATGGCTTGCCATGAAAGGTGCAGTGTACTGTACACATCCAAACATCATTTACATCTCTGGAATGGTTGTGTGTGCTTTATGGTGTAGCTCTTGCATGACTGCTCTTTTGTTAGTGGCAAATCGATTGTTGGGAATGACAAAGCCATCTTTAGCAGTGAAGCTTTTTGAAGGGTTCTTTAACTTTTAGAATCTCATAAACAAATTGTACACCATTTTCCAGAAGAAAAACATATATCGCATTGACGTTCCCCATACTCTACTTCATCTACTTTCTGTTCACAGCTCCTTtggttttcaattcaaaataccTTGCCTGGTTCTACACTCCAATGATCTTTGACGATGGAGCAACTGAATATTTCAATCACTCTCATACAATCAACAACTTCCTGATTGTTACCTTGACATGCGTTGTCTACACTCCCTTCCGGTGGGTTATTGgatcaaacttgaaaaatgtgaagaacgCTAACGCATCTCAACTTCAAAATACGGTAAGGGTATTTAGGTATTTcatctgattttcaaaaaacaaattttcagaaaacccaAGTGTTTCTCCAATCAACCTTGATCTGTGCAGCAAATCAAGTATGTGCAGTGATCTACGTCGTAATGAATGTCACGGAAGTTCCAAATTGGCTCATAATGTTTGCTCATTTCACTTGGGAATTCATTCATGGTGCTCCTGTCTTCATCTATCTTGCTCTGAATCGAATGATTCGTGAAAGattcttggaaaaaatgcactggatGAAAGGTGGAGCACTTCGAGAAACCACATCAATGATGCCTATTAAGAAATCCGTTTCGACTCCAGTCGTGATTATAAATTAACTATCGctgtctaatttttttaaactttaagttttttcttctcgcatttttcattttacttacagacttattttattttgcagttagtaatcagtttttaaattgtacATATACATTCAGGTCGTCAtataaatttggaacatttttttagttgcttcaatttcaaataaccaccttaacttgaaaatttgaaaagcggGAGACAGGAAATATTATATAAATGGGAAGGGATTATTGGGATATTCgtatattataaattttagaCTTGAAAAACATACTACTGTTGGATCTTACCTAGAATAATGATCCCTGTAGTCACAATCTGAAACTCGAATAGTTTCAATTGTTCCTGTTATGAAAAGTAGTCCAAATCATAGTCAGACATGCAATCAGATGAAATTCCGACAAcccgattgccgaaaatattGGAATCCGGAAAGTAATGGACGCTTACACGTCTAGAGGTATACTCAATTGTAAAGGGGCATGCTGTCCACATAGCCATATCCGATGACTTACCCAACTCACGCAACATACTGTCTTGCAGtcttacaataaaaaattagtgttGCATGCAACATTTTTAGAGGAAATAAGACATTTGTTTATGAATTGTTgtcagtttttcttcaatctGATCCATACGAATGTATAATTTTCACATAACACAGCGACCTTGATCATacagttttcattttccgttTCAATTATTCAATGTAAACAAAGTATTTTCAAAGAACATACGGAAAGGCCAAACACcaacaacttttaaaagtttctttCCCTGATAGTTGACAGTAATTCAACAAAGAAACTCAATTTTACATTAATCCCTAATTTCCGTTACCAGAGAGCCCATCACTTCAAACTTTTGACCCTCTTATATCTGTACTTATCCACATTG
This is a stretch of genomic DNA from Caenorhabditis elegans chromosome V. It encodes these proteins:
- the atn-1 gene encoding Alpha-actinin, sarcomeric (Confirmed by transcript evidence); the encoded protein is MLLLEVISGEPLPKPDRGKMRFHKIANVNKALEYIESKGVKLVSIGAEEIVDGNVKMTLGLIWTIILRFAIQDINVEELSARDGLLLWCQRKTAPYNNVNVQNFHNSWKDGLAFCALIHRHRPDLLDYSQLHKGDPIHNLNLAFDIAEKHLDIPKMLDAEDMANSQPDEKAVMTYVSCYYHYFSGMRKAETAANRICRVLKVNQENEKMMEDYENLASDLLAWINRWMPWLANRSTDDTLQQAQQKLEDYRNYRRREKPPRIEDKGRLETLFNTLQTRLRLSNRPAFLPRDGHLIKDINAAWAGLEDSEKGFEEWLLSEIMRLERLEHLAEKFRRKCALHEEWAHGKEDALRSNDWRSCGLYKIKALRKRHEAFESDLGAHQDRVEQIAAIARELNNLRYPDIGPINARCQAICSQWDRLGQLSSKRRETLEDAERIAERLDSLYLDFAKRAAPFNNWLDGAREDLADLVIVHEMREIEELVNAHDQFKSTLGDADREFSSINQIEHEVEHLVTSHGLDRELLRNPYTDLSASDIRRKWGEVQNSVPRRDSQLQAELKRQQNNERLRTIFAEKANQVGPWLERELEQVLAIGLGGRGRLEDAIQQLRSIQRNVLGYKPNLDELERVHQEMQENFVFENRKSRYSMESLRVGWETLLTSINKTINEFENQVLLRDSKGISEEQIAEFRASFSHFDKERAGLDPEQLRSCLISVGYTIRPGREGDAELHRVLAHVDPNRMGRVPFEAFLDFMTKENSDQDTVEQMIDSFRILASGKTFITADELERELPRDQAAYCMARMAPSREPGAPPRSFDYVTFSRSLYSQ
- the atn-1 gene encoding Alpha-actinin, sarcomeric (Confirmed by transcript evidence) gives rise to the protein MLLLEVISGEPLPKPDRGKMRFHKIANVNKALEYIESKGVKLVSIGAEEIVDGNVKMTLGLIWTIILRFAIQDINVEELSARDGLLLWCQRKTAPYNNVNVQNFHNSWKDGLAFCALIHRHRPDLLDYSQLHKGDPIHNLNLAFDIAEKHLDIPKMLDAEDVSRHPDEKSTMTYVSCFYHAFRNMRDPPPPVIRQPPPQRVVVAPPPERDWRKDAETAANRICRVLKVNQENEKMMEDYENLASDLLAWINRWMPWLANRSTDDTLQQAQQKLEDYRNYRRREKPPRIEDKGRLETLFNTLQTRLRLSNRPAFLPRDGHLIKDINAAWAGLEDSEKGFEEWLLSEIMRLERLEHLAEKFRRKCALHEEWAHGKEDALRSNDWRSCGLYKIKALRKRHEAFESDLGAHQDRVEQIAAIARELNNLRYPDIGPINARCQAICSQWDRLGQLSSKRRETLEDAERIAERLDSLYLDFAKRAAPFNNWLDGAREDLADLVIVHEMREIEELVNAHDQFKSTLGDADREFSSINQIEHEVEHLVTSHGLDRELLRNPYTDLSASDIRRKWGEVQNSVPRRDSQLQAELKRQQNNERLRTIFAEKANQVGPWLERELEQVLAIGLGGRGRLEDAIQQLRSIQRNVLGYKPNLDELERVHQEMQENFVFENRKSRYSMESLRVGWETLLTSINKTINEFENQVLLRDSKGISEEQIAEFRASFSHFDKERAGLDPEQLRSCLISVGYTIRPGREGDAELHRVLAHVDPNRMGRVPFEAFLDFMTKENSDQDTVEQMIDSFRILASGKTFITADELERELPRDQAAYCMARMAPSREPGAPPRSFDYVTFSRSLYSQ
- the atn-1 gene encoding Alpha-actinin, sarcomeric (Confirmed by transcript evidence); this translates as MVDYYQQPPSYHQPGYDYTQQEEEWDREGLLDPAWEKQQKKTFTAWCNSHLRKAGTSIDTIEEDFRNGLKLMLLLEVISGEPLPKPDRGKMRFHKIANVNKALEYIESKGVKLVSIGAEEIVDGNVKMTLGLIWTIILRFAIQDINVEELSARDGLLLWCQRKTAPYNNVNVQNFHNSWKDGLAFCALIHRHRPDLLDYSQLHKGDPIHNLNLAFDIAEKHLDIPKMLDAEDMANSQPDEKAVMTYVSCYYHYFSGMRKAETAANRICRVLKVNQENEKMMEDYENLASDLLAWINRWMPWLANRSTDDTLQQAQQKLEDYRNYRRREKPPRIEDKGRLETLFNTLQTRLRLSNRPAFLPRDGHLIKDINAAWAGLEDSEKGFEEWLLSEIMRLERLEHLAEKFRRKCALHEEWAHGKEDALRSNDWRSCGLYKIKALRKRHEAFESDLGAHQDRVEQIAAIARELNNLRYPDIGPINARCQAICSQWDRLGQLSSKRRETLEDAERIAERLDSLYLDFAKRAAPFNNWLDGAREDLADLVIVHEMREIEELVNAHDQFKSTLGDADREFSSINQIEHEVEHLVTSHGLDRELLRNPYTDLSASDIRRKWGEVQNSVPRRDSQLQAELKRQQNNERLRTIFAEKANQVGPWLERELEQVLAIGLGGRGRLEDAIQQLRSIQRNVLGYKPNLDELERVHQEMQENFVFENRKSRYSMESLRVGWETLLTSINKTINEFENQVLLRDSKGISEEQIAEFRASFSHFDKERAGLDPEQLRSCLISVGYTIRPGREGDAELHRVLAHVDPNRMGRVPFEAFLDFMTKENSDQDTVEQMIDSFRILASGKTFITADELERELPRDQAAYCMARMAPSREPGAPPRSFDYVTFSRSLYSQ
- the atn-1 gene encoding Alpha-actinin, sarcomeric (Confirmed by transcript evidence) translates to MVDYYQQPPSYHQPGYDYTQQEEEWDREGLLDPAWEKQQKKTFTAWCNSHLRKAGTSIDTIEEDFRNGLKLMLLLEVISGEPLPKPDRGKMRFHKIANVNKALEYIESKGVKLVSIGAEEIVDGNVKMTLGLIWTIILRFAIQDINVEELSARDGLLLWCQRKTAPYNNVNVQNFHNSWKDGLAFCALIHRHRPDLLDYSQLHKGDPIHNLNLAFDIAEKHLDIPKMLDAEDVSRHPDEKSTMTYVSCFYHAFRNMRDPPPPVIRQPPPQRVVVAPPPERDWRKDAETAANRICRVLKVNQENEKMMEDYENLASDLLAWINRWMPWLANRSTDDTLQQAQQKLEDYRNYRRREKPPRIEDKGRLETLFNTLQTRLRLSNRPAFLPRDGHLIKDINAAWAGLEDSEKGFEEWLLSEIMRLERLEHLAEKFRRKCALHEEWAHGKEDALRSNDWRSCGLYKIKALRKRHEAFESDLGAHQDRVEQIAAIARELNNLRYPDIGPINARCQAICSQWDRLGQLSSKRRETLEDAERIAERLDSLYLDFAKRAAPFNNWLDGAREDLADLVIVHEMREIEELVNAHDQFKSTLGDADREFSSINQIEHEVEHLVTSHGLDRELLRNPYTDLSASDIRRKWGEVQNSVPRRDSQLQAELKRQQNNERLRTIFAEKANQVGPWLERELEQVLAIGLGGRGRLEDAIQQLRSIQRNVLGYKPNLDELERVHQEMQENFVFENRKSRYSMESLRVGWETLLTSINKTINEFENQVLLRDSKGISEEQIAEFRASFSHFDKERAGLDPEQLRSCLISVGYTIRPGREGDAELHRVLAHVDPNRMGRVPFEAFLDFMTKENSDQDTVEQMIDSFRILASGKTFITADELERELPRDQAAYCMARMAPSREPGAPPRSFDYVTFSRSLYSQ
- the srt-39 gene encoding Serpentine Receptor, class T (Partially confirmed by transcript evidence), with translation MARWREYLCTIADYAHTSEEWSELKGTKWPVLGACQSAYGIMIDILYLPILSIIFEKDNFKMSCFKIMYLLGIIDFMITYVNSILTGWLAMKGAVYCTHPNIIYISGMVVCALWCSSCMTALLLVANRLLGMTKPSLAVKLFEGRKTYIALTFPILYFIYFLFTAPLVFNSKYLAWFYTPMIFDDGATEYFNHSHTINNFLIVTLTCVVYTPFRWVIGSNLKNVKNANASQLQNTKTQVFLQSTLICAANQVCAVIYVVMNVTEVPNWLIMFAHFTWEFIHGAPVFIYLALNRMIRERFLEKMHWMKGGALRETTSMMPIKKSVSTPVVIIN
- the srt-39 gene encoding Serpentine Receptor, class T (Partially confirmed by transcript evidence), which encodes MIDILYLPILSIIFEKDNFKMSCFKIMYLLGIIDFMITYVNSILTGWLAMKGAVYCTHPNIIYISGMVVCALWCSSCMTALLLVANRLLGMTKPSLAVKLFEGRKTYIALTFPILYFIYFLFTAPLVFNSKYLAWFYTPMIFDDGATEYFNHSHTINNFLIVTLTCVVYTPFRWVIGSNLKNVKNANASQLQNTKTQVFLQSTLICAANQVCAVIYVVMNVTEVPNWLIMFAHFTWEFIHGAPVFIYLALNRMIRERFLEKMHWMKGGALRETTSMMPIKKSVSTPVVIIN